A genomic stretch from Malus domestica chromosome 15, GDT2T_hap1 includes:
- the LOC103416320 gene encoding late embryogenesis abundant protein D-29, with product MMNFVALFLVVTSLVTAGVWFPSASPPSDQTQQQKQRQEGPQQQHARDQEVIVKNGHRVVVVEYDEHGHHKTKVSISPEHGHPPRRESSSFSENEVSSPSKISRAFDNSMENIKEAASGLANFGQGHGEGHSPKELMCDAYGRCKHNIASAIETKKEICKETAHGAKEAAHKVGEAAHRAGEAVENVYERAKDTVSDKAHEVEETARDPMEKAKNASKTAKDMGDTLAEKAKEAKETAEEAAFKVKAGAEELKSDLAEKAKEAKETAEEAAGKVKAGAEELKSGTQKRLHQSRDKVREFWYGAFRSIASGDLLEGLMSVAHLFGLATAYGMCMWITFVSSHVLAWSLPPQQFGMVQSKIYKVYFKAMAYSVGMALLGHLWRHRSSLFRGKAADMLQNYNLIAALSMILFNMMYLEPRSTKVMFERMKIEKEEGRGRERVHVDARISREAGQQQQQQTTTEGEPSITTPPQVSRREQQVVEPDIERLNEMRESLKKLNTCSSFLNIASLMALSWHLVYLAQHLPSSCC from the exons atgaTGAACTTTGTGGCTCTGTTCCTTGTTGTGACTTCACTGGTAACCGCTGGGGTGTGGTTTCCGTCTGCCAGCCCACCAAGTGATCAGACCCAGCAGCAGAAGCAGAGGCAAGAAGGTCCTCAGCAGCAGCATGCTAGGGATCAGGAAGTCATTGTCAAAAATGGGCACAGGGTGGTTGTCGTGGAGTACGATGAGCATGGCCACCACAAAACCAAAGTCTCAATCTCGCCGGAACACGGCCATCCACCCCGCAGAGAGTCTTCTTCCTTCTCCGAAAATGAAGTATCGTCGCCCTCGAAGATTTCTAGGGCTTTCGACAACTCCATGGAAAACATCAAAGAAGCGGCCTCTGGTCTCGCTAACTTTGGCCAAGGCCATGGCGAGGGTCACAGTCCGAAAGAGCTCATGTGCGATGCCTACGGAAGATGCAAGCACAACATTGCAAGTGCTATCGAGACCAAAAAGGAGATTTGTAAGGAGACAGCACACGGGGCAAAGGAGGCGGCGCATAAGGTAGGTGAGGCGGCACACAGGGCAGGCGAGGCGGTCGAAAATGTGTACGAGAGGGCGAAAGATACGGTGTCGGATAAGGCGCACGAGGTTGAGGAAACTGCTAGAGACCCAATGGAAAAAGCAAAGAACGCCTCCAAGACGGCCAAGGACATGGGGGACACGTTGGcggaaaaagcaaaagaagctAAAGAGACCGCGGAGGAAGCAGCTTTTAAGGTGAAGGCTGGAGCGGAGGAGCTCAAAAGTGACTTGGCTGAAAAAGCGAAAGAAGCGAAAGAGACTGCGGAGGAAGCAGCTGGTAAGGTTAAGGCTGGAGCGGAGGAGCTCAAAAGTGGGACCCAGAAGAGGCTGCATCAGTCGAGGGACAAAGTAAGAGAGTTCTGGTACGGTGCATTCAGGTCCATAGCATCGGGTGACTTACTGGAGGGTTTGATGTCCGTGGCGCATCTATTCGGGCTGGCTACGGCTTACGGAATGTGCATGTGGATTACGTTCGTGTCGAGCCACGTGTTGGCGTGGAGTCTGCCGCCGCAGCAGTTTGGGATGGTACAGAGCAAGATTTACAAGGTTTATTTCAAGGCCATGGCGTATAGTGTTGGGATGGCATTGTTGGGTCATCTGTGGAGACATAGAAGCTCATTGTTTCGAGGGAAGGCGGCGGATATGTTGCAGAACTATAATCTTATCGCTGCTCTTTCCATGATCTTATTCAATATGATGTACTTGGAGCCTCGATCCACTAAG GTGATGTTTGAGAGAATGAAGAtcgagaaggaagaaggaagaggaagagagagagtacatgttgatgcCAGAATCAGCAGGGAGGCTggccagcagcagcagcagcagactACCACTGAAGGCGAACCCTCAATCACGACGCCTCCACAAGTCTCGAGGAGGGAGCAACAGGTGGTTGAGCCTGATATTGAGAGGCTTAACGAGATGCGTGAGAGCCTGAAGAAGCTAAATACATGTTCGTCGTTCCTCAACATCGCGTCACTAATGGCTCTTAGCTGGCATCTTGTGTATCTTGCCCAGCACCTCCCCAGTTCATGCTGTTGA